From Saccharothrix espanaensis DSM 44229, the proteins below share one genomic window:
- a CDS encoding ferredoxin reductase family protein, translating into MVTTVQLSAPAVRPKVVARTGLHAVLAANVVVVTALFVQSGQSANALILLGRLAGLYGALLMAFQLLLVARLPWLDRRLGMDRLTSWHRWVGFSLLVTLVAHAVLIVSGYAEVTSLPPVDELVTMATTLEGVLRAVVALLLILVVGGLSARFARRRMAYETWHFVHLYAYIAVFLAFSHQIGLGGTFTSSPVATAYWWGLWGFALGAVLAGRLVLPLWRNLRHRLRIAAVVPESDDVVSIYITGRDLHRLPARAGQFFLWRFLTRDRWWQANPFSLSAAPDGRHLRLTVKALGAGSASLRALKPGTRVFAEGPYGAFTAMHRTRPHTVLVAGGVGITPVRALLEELRGHVVVIYRVSRPQDAVLLHEMRDLAQARGAVLHVVSGPSNAPTPHGPPLGARALAAAVPDIRDRDVFVCGPPGMTGAVLQGLRELGVPKRQVHAERFSLAS; encoded by the coding sequence ATTGTGACAACCGTCCAGCTGTCGGCGCCGGCGGTGCGCCCGAAGGTGGTGGCCCGGACCGGCCTGCACGCCGTCCTGGCCGCGAACGTGGTCGTGGTCACCGCGCTGTTCGTCCAGTCCGGCCAGTCGGCCAACGCGCTGATCCTGCTCGGCCGGCTCGCCGGGCTCTACGGGGCGCTGCTGATGGCGTTCCAGCTCCTGCTGGTGGCGCGCCTGCCGTGGTTGGACCGCCGGCTCGGCATGGACCGGCTCACGTCCTGGCACCGCTGGGTCGGGTTCTCGCTGCTGGTGACCCTGGTGGCGCACGCGGTCCTCATCGTGTCCGGGTACGCCGAGGTGACCTCGCTGCCACCGGTCGACGAGCTGGTGACGATGGCGACGACGCTGGAGGGCGTCCTGCGCGCGGTGGTGGCGCTGCTGCTGATCCTGGTGGTGGGTGGCCTGTCGGCGCGGTTCGCGCGGCGGCGGATGGCCTACGAGACGTGGCACTTCGTCCACCTGTACGCCTACATCGCGGTCTTCCTGGCGTTCTCGCACCAGATCGGCCTCGGCGGCACGTTCACCTCCTCGCCGGTCGCGACCGCGTACTGGTGGGGCCTCTGGGGTTTCGCGCTCGGCGCGGTGCTGGCCGGACGGCTCGTGCTGCCGCTGTGGCGCAACCTGCGGCACCGGCTGCGGATCGCCGCGGTCGTGCCCGAGTCCGACGACGTGGTGTCGATCTACATCACCGGCCGCGACCTGCACCGGCTGCCCGCGCGGGCGGGCCAGTTCTTCCTGTGGCGCTTCCTGACCCGCGACCGGTGGTGGCAGGCCAACCCGTTCTCGCTGTCGGCCGCGCCGGACGGGCGGCACCTCAGGCTCACCGTGAAGGCGCTGGGCGCGGGCAGCGCGTCGCTGCGGGCGTTGAAGCCGGGCACGCGGGTGTTCGCGGAGGGGCCGTACGGGGCGTTCACCGCCATGCACCGCACGCGCCCGCACACGGTCCTGGTGGCGGGCGGGGTCGGCATCACGCCGGTCCGGGCCCTGTTGGAGGAGCTGCGCGGGCACGTCGTGGTGATCTACCGGGTCAGCCGGCCACAGGACGCCGTGCTGCTGCACGAGATGCGCGACCTGGCACAGGCGCGCGGCGCGGTGCTGCACGTGGTCTCCGGTCCGTCGAACGCGCCCACGCCGCACGGCCCGCCGCTGGGCGCGCGGGCGTTGGCCGCGGCGGTGCCGGACATCCGCGACCGGGACGTGTTCGTGTGCGGGCCGCCCGGGATGACCGGGGCGGTGTTGCAGGGCCTGCGCGAGCTCGGGGTGCCCAAGCGGCAGGTGCACGCCGAACGCTTCAGCCTGGCGAGTTGA